Genomic DNA from Hordeum vulgare subsp. vulgare chromosome 2H, MorexV3_pseudomolecules_assembly, whole genome shotgun sequence:
TTTTTTGTGCAGACTACCTCAAGACGTGTTGCTGATAGGAAAATTGCACTATTTGAGAAGAATATCATGAAGAGGGGTTCTGTTCCGGAGACAGTCAAGAAAGGAAATGATTATCCTGTTGCACCTATCGTGCTTGGATTTtttgtcttcgttgtggttgggtCATGTAAGTTTCTGCATTTATGGTGTTATATGTTTGAGTTGTTGATTGTACACTCCACTTGTTTGGTATGTCAGCTTACCAACAAAAACATGTCTCAACATTTTTCTTCAAATAACTGGACCAACTAAAAGACAATCCCGATAAGTTTCTATTGGTAGGAAAATAGCATGCTCGCATTTTAGTAAGTGCAGAgagctttgtatgttttatggaaATTAGATTGTGCTAAACTGCTATCTTTGTAGAGAACGAACTGGTATCTTGTGCTAAACTGCAGTATTTTTTTAGAGAACCAAACTGGTAATCTTAAAGCAGTGTGTTAGTAGTGAGATATTTGGTATTTACAATATACAccattgttttttcttttcttttaaaatGTTATTCAATTCTTGGTGTAGTACTTCTGACCCTTCTAAATTTATTAGTGTATCCTGTTCGAAAAGGTTAGAAACTGTAACCCTGGTCTGATTTGATTCACATATGGTTTGTTGACAACTAATATTA
This window encodes:
- the LOC123425555 gene encoding probable stress-associated endoplasmic reticulum protein produces the protein MTTSRRVADRKIALFEKNIMKRGSVPETVKKGNDYPVAPIVLGFFVFVVVGSSLFQIIRTASSAGLF